One genomic segment of Sminthopsis crassicaudata isolate SCR6 chromosome 4, ASM4859323v1, whole genome shotgun sequence includes these proteins:
- the SMIM36 gene encoding small integral membrane protein 36 produces MYFYHKANESILVISGSLSQAREKLVLLPFLWGKEMEFYLEIDPVTLNLIILVASYVILLLVFLISCILYDCRGKDPSKEYAPEAPLDSPPSIQLVLMKQSSPGSHWAKGPGLPYGTSAPLGKKSTVV; encoded by the coding sequence ATGTATTTTTACCACAAAGCCAATGAATCTATTCTGGTCATTTCAGGATCGCTCTCCCAAGCAAGGGAGAAACTTGTTCTGCTGCCCTTTCTGTGGGGTAAGGAGATGGAGTTTTACTTGGAAATTGATCCTGTTACCTTGAACCTGATTATCCTAGTGGCAAGCTATGTCATCTTGCTGCTGGTTTTTCTCATCTCCTGTATCCTCTACGATTGCAGAGGGAAAGACCCCAGTAAAGAGTACGCACCTGAAGCACCTCTAGACTCTCCACCATCCATCCAGCTGGTATTAATGAAACAGAGTTCTCCTGGTAGCCACTGGGCAAAGGGACCTGGCCTGCCTTATGGCACTTCAGCTCCTCTTGGGAAGAAGAGCACAGTGGTTTGA